In the genome of Roseimicrobium gellanilyticum, one region contains:
- the aat gene encoding leucyl/phenylalanyl-tRNA--protein transferase, with translation MSALEPRLLISAYCNGIFPMGMENGRLSWFSPDPRGVLPIDEFRVPRSTRTELAKRELEVRVNTAFSLVLQGCAQRRETWITREIMQSYELLHKLGYAHSVETWEGDELIGGLYGVAIGGAYFGESMFSRRTGGSKASLIWLMDHLQQKGFILHDTQWTTPHLAMFGGREIPRDEYLRLLEKAVGMQVRFVG, from the coding sequence GTGTCCGCACTCGAACCCCGACTGCTGATCAGCGCCTACTGCAACGGCATTTTCCCCATGGGGATGGAAAATGGCCGGCTCTCGTGGTTCTCCCCAGATCCCCGGGGGGTGTTGCCCATCGATGAATTCCGGGTGCCGCGCAGTACGCGCACCGAGCTGGCCAAGCGGGAGCTTGAGGTCCGGGTGAATACCGCATTTTCCCTGGTCCTGCAGGGCTGTGCGCAGCGACGCGAGACCTGGATCACCCGTGAGATCATGCAGAGCTATGAGCTTCTGCACAAGCTGGGTTACGCCCACTCCGTGGAGACCTGGGAGGGGGATGAACTTATCGGCGGCCTGTACGGCGTGGCCATCGGCGGAGCGTACTTCGGCGAGTCCATGTTCAGCCGCCGCACCGGCGGGTCCAAGGCCTCCCTCATCTGGCTGATGGATCATCTCCAGCAGAAGGGCTTCATCCTTCACGACACCCAGTGGACTACGCCCCACCTCGCGATGTTTGGCGGACGGGAGATTCCGCGGGATGAATACCTCCGCCTGCTGGAGAAGGCTGTGGGGATGCAGGTGAGGTTTGTGGGGTAG
- a CDS encoding nuclear transport factor 2 family protein — protein sequence MKPNRNTAMMLLSALSLLPLPAAYVLHMNAREYGAFADLFAPDAVVHDEGHEHHGPAAIRAWIEEAHQKYQPMFEPNSYKEEDSGCVCVITGMVSGNFDGSPIELKHRLTILDGKIVGLRITV from the coding sequence ATGAAACCCAACCGGAATACCGCCATGATGCTCCTCTCTGCCCTCTCGCTCCTGCCGCTGCCCGCCGCCTATGTCCTGCACATGAACGCTCGGGAGTACGGGGCCTTCGCCGACCTCTTCGCTCCTGATGCTGTGGTGCACGACGAAGGTCATGAACACCACGGCCCTGCCGCCATCCGCGCATGGATCGAAGAAGCCCACCAAAAGTACCAGCCCATGTTCGAACCTAACAGCTACAAGGAAGAAGACAGCGGCTGCGTGTGCGTCATCACCGGCATGGTATCCGGGAACTTCGATGGCAGTCCCATCGAGCTGAAGCACCGGCTGACCATTCTAGATGGGAAGATAGTGGGGCTGAGGATTACGGTGTAG
- a CDS encoding histidine phosphatase family protein, translating to MGFDAFFIRHAESAGNAGLVTQDPGSIPLTELGLQQAEEFGRAFPFKPSVIAVSPFLRAQQTAAPLLRRFPRVEIVTLPIQEFTYLAPAQWRGTTNEDRRHAVEAFWSRGHSDHRDGEGAESFADFMERVEFTLRWLQKRQAQQAVLVCHEFFIRAVLWRCFCPSLEQAIGSMPAFRAWQQSAKIPNVSTTRVTLGSDGRVGVTLPFGLT from the coding sequence ATGGGTTTTGACGCTTTCTTCATCAGGCACGCGGAGAGCGCGGGGAATGCGGGTTTGGTTACACAGGATCCGGGGTCGATTCCGTTGACTGAACTGGGGCTGCAACAAGCGGAGGAATTCGGCAGGGCATTTCCTTTCAAGCCATCCGTGATCGCGGTGTCGCCGTTTCTCCGGGCACAGCAGACTGCGGCACCCTTGCTGCGTCGCTTTCCGCGGGTGGAGATAGTGACGCTGCCCATTCAGGAGTTCACGTATCTGGCGCCAGCGCAGTGGCGTGGCACCACGAACGAAGACCGGCGTCATGCGGTCGAGGCATTCTGGAGCCGTGGTCATTCCGACCATCGCGATGGAGAAGGGGCGGAGTCGTTCGCGGATTTCATGGAGCGCGTGGAGTTCACCTTGCGATGGCTTCAGAAGCGGCAGGCACAGCAGGCGGTGCTGGTATGCCATGAGTTTTTCATCCGCGCGGTGTTGTGGCGGTGCTTTTGCCCTTCACTGGAGCAGGCGATAGGCAGCATGCCGGCATTCCGGGCGTGGCAGCAATCGGCGAAGATTCCGAATGTGTCGACGACCCGGGTCACTCTGGGTTCTGATGGCCGGGTGGGGGTCACGTTGCCGTTTGGACTCACCTGA
- a CDS encoding ParA family protein, which produces MAAKAIAFINFKGGVGKTAATVNIGACLAYYRRKRVLIVDLDAQCNSSFWLMPPLVWKEHIGNGEHSTYQLFRDAIMKSKEFDFEKAVLKGMPRATVPLIKDLDLLPAAVELIKVEEQLQQNKHAKFYEFVAKALKPQYERYDYILFDCPPNTYSVTKNALYAADYCVIPYLPDFLSLSGFQIFAKLVDDISELYSWQKSSRHKTSIAAVLVSHYRTGLKDHDKSLADLRIMLSLLKSQGLVHAKADLLEPPIRLSKDVAESTNQHQPVILTAPNSIGAADYHDLAKAFDDHFSNLP; this is translated from the coding sequence ATGGCGGCGAAAGCGATTGCCTTCATCAACTTCAAGGGTGGCGTGGGAAAGACCGCGGCCACCGTGAACATCGGCGCGTGCCTCGCCTACTACCGGCGGAAGCGGGTGCTTATTGTGGATCTGGATGCCCAGTGCAACTCCAGCTTCTGGCTCATGCCGCCTCTCGTGTGGAAGGAGCACATCGGAAATGGGGAGCACTCGACCTATCAGCTTTTCCGGGATGCCATCATGAAGTCGAAGGAGTTCGACTTCGAGAAGGCGGTGCTCAAGGGCATGCCGCGCGCTACGGTGCCGCTCATCAAAGACCTGGACCTGCTGCCAGCAGCAGTGGAGCTCATCAAGGTCGAAGAACAGCTCCAGCAGAACAAACACGCGAAGTTCTACGAATTCGTGGCCAAGGCGCTGAAGCCACAGTACGAGCGGTATGATTACATCCTCTTCGACTGCCCGCCGAACACCTATTCGGTGACAAAGAATGCCCTCTACGCGGCAGACTACTGCGTCATCCCCTACCTGCCGGACTTCCTTTCGCTCTCCGGTTTTCAGATTTTCGCGAAGCTGGTGGATGACATCAGCGAACTTTACTCCTGGCAGAAATCCAGCCGTCACAAGACGAGCATCGCCGCGGTGCTGGTGAGTCACTACCGCACGGGATTGAAGGATCACGACAAGAGCCTCGCTGACCTGCGCATCATGCTCTCCCTGCTGAAGTCCCAGGGACTCGTACATGCCAAGGCCGACCTGCTGGAGCCCCCCATCCGTCTGAGCAAGGACGTGGCGGAGTCCACGAACCAGCATCAGCCGGTCATCCTCACTGCACCCAACAGCATCGGAGCGGCAGACTACCACGACCTCGCCAAGGCCTTCGACGACCACTTCTCCAACCTGCCATGA
- the coaD gene encoding pantetheine-phosphate adenylyltransferase → MRKGIYPGSFDPITNGHLDVLARAARLFDELVVAVARDNQKASLFTMEERVAMIEASAKEMGLENVRVTLFSGLLVEFAKEQQACAVVRGLRAISDFEFEFQMALMNRKLDPQVETIFLTPREELTYISSRIVKEIARLGGDISAFVPESVAKALRKKLG, encoded by the coding sequence ATGCGCAAAGGCATCTATCCCGGCAGTTTTGATCCCATCACCAATGGTCATCTGGATGTGCTGGCACGGGCGGCACGGCTTTTTGACGAGCTTGTGGTCGCAGTGGCGCGGGACAACCAGAAGGCCAGCCTCTTCACCATGGAGGAACGCGTGGCCATGATTGAGGCCTCGGCGAAGGAGATGGGGCTGGAGAATGTGCGCGTGACCCTTTTCTCGGGTTTGCTTGTAGAGTTCGCCAAGGAACAACAGGCCTGCGCGGTCGTGCGCGGTCTGCGGGCCATCTCCGACTTCGAGTTCGAGTTCCAGATGGCGCTCATGAACCGGAAGCTGGACCCGCAGGTGGAGACGATTTTCCTCACGCCCCGTGAAGAATTGACCTATATCAGCTCACGGATCGTAAAAGAAATAGCAAGACTTGGTGGAGACATCAGCGCCTTTGTGCCCGAAAGTGTGGCCAAGGCGTTGCGCAAGAAGCTCGGCTGA